The sequence CCGGATGTTGGCCTTTGGCTTGCTCCTGGTGCTGGCTATGCGCTACCGCCGGGAGGGATTTTTGCCGATGCGACGGCTCAAACTGGCAGGGGGCAATTAGCCCTACGATGTGCAGTTGCTAGTCACCCTAAACGAAGTGAAGGGTCTTCTCCGGACGAGATGCTTCGCTGCGTTCAGCATGACATATATGGAGATTTCTACACTGAATATAATGTCAAAGTTAGGCAGGGTGAATTTCATCTTCCCACATCTACAATGGCATTACTTAAGATAGAGGCCCTATCCTGCCATTTCGGTGGTGTTCGAGCATTGAGCGATGCCAGAGTCGCGGTGTCCGATGGCGCCATTCACGGCTTGATCGGGCCGAACGGCTCAGGCAAGACGACGCTCTTTAACTGTCTGACCGGGGTCTATCGACCTACGGCAGGGAGAGTCGTGTTTCAAGATCGCGACATCACCCGGCTTGCCCCGGCGGACATCTGCAATAGAGGCATCACCAGGACTTTTCAGAACATCCGCCTCTTTGGAGCGATGACGGCTCTGGAAAACGTCCTGGTGGGGATGAACCGTCATTTGAAGGAGTATTGGGCGGGTATGCTGGCGGGCAGCAGGAACTTTCGCAATAGCGAGGACTCGGCTCACCGCGACGCGATGGCCTGTCTTGCACGATGCGGACTATCCGGAGAAGCCGACGCGCCTGCTTCCAGTCTGCCTTATGGCAAGCAGCGCCGTCTTGAGATTGCCCGGGCGCTCGCCGCGAAGCCTCAGTTGCTGCTCCTCGACGAACCGGCGGCGGGCATGAATCCGGCGGAAGCTGAGGACCTCAAGAACCTTATTCGCAGCATCCGCGATTCCGGGATCACCATACTGCTGATTGAGCATAACGTCAGGCTGGTGATGGGTCTTTGCGATCGGGTCAGCGTCCTCGACGCCGGGAGACTTATCGCGGACGATTTACCGGATCGCGTAGCGAACGATCCGAAGGTGATCGAGGCCTACCTGGGCCGAGCGGATGGTTAGGCAGCATTAGACAATGGGACTATTGGACTACAGGAAGAGAATCCTAAAGTGAATGAACGATCTTTGGTACATTCTAATAGATTGAGGCGATACACTAAGCATGCCGCATCGTTACCGGCTGTCTTATTTCTTTATTTCTTCAATCTATTAGACTCTACTGCTGTCGCCGCATTTAGGGCTCCGGTCAGTGCGCAAGGCGGGATGGTTGCAACGCCGCATCCGGCAGCAACCGAGGCGGCAGTTGAAATCTTAAAGCAAGGAGGCAACGCCGTCGATGCCGCTATTGCGGCGGCGTTCGTTGTGTCGGTCGCCGAACAGTATCATAGCGGTTTGGGCGGGGGTGAATTCGCGCTTGTCTGGCGACAGGGAATGGAGACTCCGGCAGCCCTCGATGCCCGCGAATGCGCGCCGGGATATGCCGCCGCCGATATGTTCATCGATCGGAAGACTGGTCAACCCGACGGCGACCGATCCTGGAAGGGCGGCCTGGCGGTCGGCGTTCCCGGGTCGGTCAAGGGGCGTGTTCAACTTCATCAGCGTTATGGGCGGCTCGACTGGGAAAGGGTGGTTGCCCCGGCTATCAGGTTAGCCCGGGATGGCTTGGTCGTCAACCGGATTCTGCACGGCAACATCGACCGGTTGAAGGACGACTTAGCCAGTGAT comes from Calditrichota bacterium and encodes:
- a CDS encoding ABC transporter ATP-binding protein, which gives rise to MALLKIEALSCHFGGVRALSDARVAVSDGAIHGLIGPNGSGKTTLFNCLTGVYRPTAGRVVFQDRDITRLAPADICNRGITRTFQNIRLFGAMTALENVLVGMNRHLKEYWAGMLAGSRNFRNSEDSAHRDAMACLARCGLSGEADAPASSLPYGKQRRLEIARALAAKPQLLLLDEPAAGMNPAEAEDLKNLIRSIRDSGITILLIEHNVRLVMGLCDRVSVLDAGRLIADDLPDRVANDPKVIEAYLGRADG